In Actinomycetota bacterium, a genomic segment contains:
- a CDS encoding Ppx/GppA phosphatase family protein, whose translation MRMGVLDIGSNTVHLLLVDAHYGAAPIPASKLKIPLRLAEHLSADGHIADSAVDALIAFIHKSQALSEDLGVSELMAFATSAIREAGNGEAVLTRLRTETGIEVEVLAGEDEARMTFLAVRRWFGWSAGRLLVMDIGGGSLELASGVDEEPDVAVSLPLGAGRLTREFLSEDPPSAEELRALRKHVRASIASVVGRMRREGEPRIGVASSKTFKQLARIAGAAPSSEGPYVRRTLTLESVQTLVRDLAKLPAIERALIPGVSEGRAEQMLAGAVVAEAAMELLSVDELVICPWALREGVILHRMDGLPA comes from the coding sequence GTGCGCATGGGAGTTCTCGACATCGGTTCAAACACGGTTCATCTGCTGCTTGTAGATGCGCATTACGGAGCCGCGCCAATTCCGGCCTCAAAGTTGAAGATCCCGCTGCGGCTTGCTGAGCATCTGAGCGCTGACGGCCATATTGCCGATTCGGCAGTCGATGCGCTCATTGCCTTCATTCACAAGTCTCAGGCGCTCTCCGAGGATCTGGGAGTCAGTGAGCTGATGGCCTTTGCCACCAGTGCTATTCGCGAAGCCGGCAATGGTGAGGCAGTGCTGACCCGTCTGCGCACTGAAACCGGCATTGAGGTGGAGGTGCTGGCTGGTGAAGACGAAGCCCGGATGACCTTTCTCGCAGTGCGCCGCTGGTTTGGCTGGTCCGCTGGTCGTCTGCTGGTGATGGACATCGGTGGTGGGTCTCTTGAACTGGCCTCCGGAGTCGATGAGGAGCCCGATGTTGCGGTGTCCCTGCCCTTGGGTGCCGGCCGACTGACTCGAGAATTCCTTTCCGAGGATCCACCGAGCGCTGAAGAGCTGCGCGCACTTCGCAAGCACGTGCGGGCATCGATTGCCAGTGTTGTGGGTCGGATGCGCCGCGAAGGCGAACCTCGCATTGGGGTGGCGTCGTCCAAGACCTTCAAGCAGCTCGCGCGCATCGCTGGTGCCGCGCCGTCAAGTGAAGGCCCGTATGTACGTCGCACCTTGACTCTTGAGAGTGTGCAGACTCTCGTGCGCGATCTGGCCAAGTTGCCGGCGATTGAGCGCGCCTTGATTCCCGGCGTCTCAGAAGGGCGGGCTGAGCAAATGCTGGCTGGCGCCGTTGTCGCAGAAGCTGCGATGGAGTTGCTGAGTGTCGATGAGCTCGTGATTTGTCCTTGGGCCCTTCGAGAAGGCGTGATCCTGCATCGGATGGACGGCCTGCCCGCATGA